The following proteins come from a genomic window of Phycisphaerales bacterium:
- a CDS encoding serine hydrolase domain-containing protein gives MAALHPALVEARVLDALERNSTGALATSGVPGLQVTVCIGDRPPRTFAAGAACLARGNPVTPRTRFRIASLSKPVAALALARAGSSRLIDLDAPVEPELSHVESLCANPWLRTLTLRQLLSHSSGIIDAHVPHVPEGTPRPSLLESLNGALGVAARFEREPGEASVYSGLNYALAEYVCTVRLGRAFSEMVAQLVPGAEFGIAARSAPEVASEHDPDGRVLPHQIPVAFASSGQVASSEELAVVMHDAMMHAVGDRTSNDPVAGSAAQLFTLQPTVQKPKFSLGLHRLGRCEVEVWDHYGHRPGLRCALNIIPSARLTIVALSNGERGTDVIDPILAMVRGICEHA, from the coding sequence ATGGCTGCCCTGCACCCGGCGCTGGTCGAAGCACGGGTACTGGACGCCCTGGAGCGCAACTCGACAGGGGCATTGGCTACCTCCGGAGTACCCGGGCTTCAAGTAACTGTGTGCATTGGGGATCGGCCGCCCCGCACGTTCGCGGCCGGCGCCGCGTGCCTGGCCCGCGGGAACCCGGTGACACCCCGCACCCGCTTCCGCATCGCGTCGCTCTCCAAGCCCGTCGCGGCTCTGGCTCTTGCTCGCGCCGGTTCGTCGCGGCTGATCGACCTCGACGCGCCTGTCGAGCCCGAGCTGTCACACGTTGAATCCCTGTGCGCGAACCCCTGGCTGCGCACACTCACCCTGAGGCAACTGCTCTCGCACTCGTCGGGGATCATTGACGCACATGTGCCGCACGTGCCGGAAGGCACGCCGCGGCCGTCGCTTCTCGAATCACTCAATGGCGCGCTCGGCGTCGCCGCCCGGTTTGAACGCGAACCCGGCGAGGCGTCGGTGTACTCGGGCCTGAACTATGCGCTCGCCGAATACGTGTGCACCGTACGCCTTGGCCGCGCCTTCAGCGAGATGGTGGCCCAGCTGGTGCCTGGGGCGGAGTTCGGTATTGCGGCGCGGAGCGCGCCGGAGGTCGCCAGCGAGCATGATCCGGATGGTCGCGTGCTGCCGCACCAGATCCCTGTGGCGTTTGCCTCGTCCGGCCAGGTCGCAAGCTCCGAAGAGCTCGCGGTCGTGATGCACGACGCGATGATGCACGCGGTCGGTGATCGCACCTCGAATGACCCTGTCGCGGGATCGGCGGCGCAGCTGTTCACCCTTCAGCCCACGGTGCAGAAGCCGAAGTTCAGCCTGGGCCTTCATCGGCTGGGGAGATGTGAGGTAGAAGTCTGGGACCACTACGGCCACCGGCCCGGCCTCAGGTGTGCCCTGAACATCATCCCGTCCGCGCGGCTCACGATCGTCGCTC